One segment of Pantoea sp. Lij88 DNA contains the following:
- a CDS encoding aspartate:alanine antiporter: MNINVAGLLSGNDILLLFVVLALGLCLGKLRLGSVQLGNSIGVLVVSLLLGQQHFTINTDALSLGFMLFIFCVGVEAGPNFFSIFFRDGKNYFMLAIVMVVSALLLALGLGKLFGWDIGLTAGMLAGSMTSTPVLVGAGDTLRQSISDPKQLALMQDQLSLGYAVTYLIGLVSLIFGARYLPRLQHQDLPTCAQQIARERGLDADSQRKVFLPVIRAYRVGAELVAWSGGKNLRELGIYRQTGCYIERIRRNGILASPDGDAVLQLGDDISLVGYPDAHARLDPSFRNGKEVFDRDLLDMRIVTEEIVVKNHNAVNKRLSKLNLTDHGCFLNRVIRSQIEMPIDDSIMLNKGDVLQVSGEARRVKSVADRIGFIAIHSQMTDLLAFCAFFIVGLMIGLITFQFSNFSFGIGNAAGLLFAGIMLGFLRANHPTFGYIPQGALTMVKEFGLMVFMAGVGLSAGSGINHGLSSDGALMLLCGLLVSLIPVIICYLFGAYVLRMNRALLFGAIMGARTCAPAMEIISDTARSNIPALGYAGTYAIANVLLTLAGTLIVIIWPILPL, translated from the coding sequence TGTTAAGCGGAAATGACATTTTGTTATTGTTTGTCGTTTTAGCGCTCGGCCTCTGTCTGGGTAAGTTGCGTCTTGGCTCAGTTCAGCTGGGAAATTCGATTGGCGTATTAGTCGTTTCGCTCTTATTAGGCCAGCAACACTTCACGATCAATACCGATGCATTGAGCCTGGGCTTTATGCTGTTTATTTTTTGTGTCGGCGTCGAAGCCGGTCCCAACTTTTTTTCCATTTTCTTCCGCGACGGTAAAAACTATTTCATGCTCGCCATCGTCATGGTGGTCAGCGCGCTGTTGCTGGCGCTGGGGCTGGGCAAACTCTTTGGCTGGGATATTGGTCTTACCGCTGGCATGCTGGCCGGATCGATGACCTCAACGCCGGTGCTGGTCGGCGCGGGCGATACCCTGCGGCAAAGCATCAGCGATCCAAAGCAGCTCGCACTGATGCAGGATCAACTGAGCCTCGGTTATGCCGTGACCTATCTGATTGGCCTGGTAAGTCTGATTTTTGGCGCACGCTACCTGCCCCGTCTGCAACATCAGGATCTGCCCACCTGTGCCCAGCAGATCGCGCGTGAACGCGGTCTGGATGCCGACAGCCAGCGCAAAGTCTTCCTGCCGGTGATCCGTGCCTATCGTGTGGGCGCGGAACTGGTGGCGTGGAGTGGCGGCAAAAACCTGCGTGAACTGGGTATCTATCGTCAGACCGGTTGCTACATTGAGCGCATCCGCCGCAACGGTATTCTCGCCAGTCCCGATGGCGATGCGGTGCTGCAGCTCGGTGATGATATCTCGCTGGTAGGCTATCCCGACGCACACGCCCGGCTCGATCCCAGCTTCCGTAATGGCAAAGAGGTGTTTGACCGCGATCTACTGGATATGCGCATCGTCACTGAAGAGATCGTGGTGAAGAACCACAACGCGGTGAACAAGCGCCTCAGTAAGTTAAACCTCACCGATCACGGCTGCTTCCTGAACCGGGTGATACGCAGTCAGATTGAGATGCCGATCGACGACAGCATTATGCTGAACAAAGGCGATGTGCTGCAGGTCAGCGGCGAGGCACGCCGGGTGAAAAGCGTGGCGGATCGCATTGGTTTTATCGCGATTCACAGTCAGATGACCGATCTCTTAGCCTTCTGCGCCTTCTTTATCGTCGGTCTGATGATTGGTCTGATCACCTTCCAGTTCAGCAATTTCAGTTTCGGTATTGGCAACGCGGCGGGCCTGCTGTTTGCCGGTATCATGCTGGGCTTCCTGCGCGCTAACCATCCGACCTTTGGATATATTCCGCAGGGCGCGCTCACCATGGTGAAAGAGTTCGGGCTGATGGTGTTTATGGCGGGTGTTGGATTAAGTGCCGGCAGCGGCATCAATCATGGTCTGAGCAGCGACGGCGCGCTGATGCTGCTGTGCGGCCTGCTGGTGAGCCTGATTCCGGTGATCATCTGTTATCTGTTTGGCGCTTATGTGTTGAGGATGAACCGCGCCCTGCTGTTTGGTGCCATCATGGGTGCGCGCACCTGCGCACCGGCCATGGAGATCATCAGTGATACGGCACGCAGTAATATTCCGGCGCTGGGCTATGCCGGGACCTATGCCATCGCCAACGTTTTGCTGACCCTGGCCGGGACGCTGATTGTGATTATCTGGCCGATATTGCCCTTATAA
- the ybjG gene encoding undecaprenyl-diphosphate phosphatase has translation MEELNHSLFTAINATPASPAWLIHLATFIARDLIAIVPLLIVAMWLWGPRDQVSSQRALVLKTGMALIYALAISWCVGHLLPHPRPFAIGYGYQFLHHAADDSYPSDHGTTIFTFALAFIFWHRLWSGVVLMVAGCAIAWSRVYLGVHWPMDMLGGFLVGLLSCLASHLAWQFYGERMLAVINPLYRALFALPIRKGWTQN, from the coding sequence ATGGAAGAGCTGAACCACTCACTGTTTACTGCCATCAATGCCACACCGGCGTCCCCCGCCTGGTTAATCCACCTGGCGACCTTTATTGCCAGAGACCTGATTGCCATTGTGCCGCTGTTAATTGTGGCGATGTGGCTCTGGGGACCGCGCGATCAGGTTTCTTCACAGCGGGCGCTGGTACTGAAAACCGGCATGGCGCTGATTTATGCGCTGGCGATCTCCTGGTGTGTCGGCCATCTGTTACCGCATCCCCGCCCTTTCGCCATTGGCTACGGTTATCAGTTCCTGCATCACGCTGCCGATGACTCTTATCCCAGCGATCACGGCACCACGATTTTCACCTTTGCGCTGGCCTTTATCTTCTGGCATCGCCTCTGGTCGGGTGTGGTGCTGATGGTGGCGGGTTGCGCTATTGCCTGGTCACGGGTTTACCTGGGCGTTCACTGGCCAATGGATATGCTGGGCGGGTTCCTGGTGGGTCTGCTGAGTTGTCTGGCATCGCATCTGGCGTGGCAGTTCTATGGCGAGCGGATGCTGGCGGTGATCAACCCGCTCTATCGGGCGCTGTTTGCCCTGCCGATTCGTAAGGGCTGGACGCAGAATTAA